A single genomic interval of Prunus dulcis chromosome 5, ALMONDv2, whole genome shotgun sequence harbors:
- the LOC117628246 gene encoding translation initiation factor IF-2 isoform X2 yields the protein MSAAVRCTPDPSFMSRRFDFNEALTKESLVRCYRASPELFARKGNDESFGLKTPKKEKFVKRDSKAQPPVEAPYVPPKSQRTTKPISDKTIEIFEGMTVVELAKRTGESISTLQGILTNVGEKVGTEFDPLSMEVVELIAMEVGINIKRLHSNEGSEILPRPPVVTVMGHVDHGKTSLLDALRQTSVAAKEAGGITQHLGAFVVGMTSGASITFLDTPGHAAFSAMRARGAAVTDIVVLVVAADDGVMPQTLEAMAHAKAANVPIVVAINKCDKPAANPERIRIQLASEGLMLEDMGGDVQVVEVSAMKKTGLDNLEEALLLQAEIMDLKARIDGPAHAYVVEARLDKGKGPLVTAIVKGGTLLCGQYVVVGSEWGRIRAIRDMAEKLVEKARPAMPIEIEGLKGLPRAGDDIIVVESEERARMLSAGRKKKFEKDRLIKIVEERASEEQDKKLSVGSKNKFEKDRHMKIIDERAEAQQPETSEEEPKRVEVPIIVKADVQGTVQAVTDALLNLNSPQVFVNVVHVGVGPISQSDLDMAEACGACIIGFNIKTPPSSVSLAAARASVKIMLHRVIYHLLEDIGNFIVDKAPGTPETKVAGEAEVLSIFELKGRSKSKGPDVKIAGCRVIDGFVTKSGILRLLRSGEVVFEGSCESLKREKQDVDTVKKGNECGLVIQNYDDFRVGDMVQCLEQVIRKPKFVSSESGAARIEC from the exons ATGTCTGCTGCTGTCAGATGCACACCAG ATCCCTCGTTTATGTCACGGAGGTTTGATTTTAATGAAGCTTTGACAAAAGAGTCCCTGGTACG ATGCTATCGTGCGAGCCCAGAACTGTTTGCTAGAAAAGGAAATGACGAGTCATTTGGTTTAAAAACTCCCAAGAAAGAGAAGTTTGTAAAGAGGGACAGTAAGGCCCAGCCTCCTGTTGAAGCTCCATATGTGCCTCCTAAATCACAAAGAACTACCAAACCTATCTCAGATAAGACGATTGAGATTTTTGAAGGCATGACAGTTGTTGAGCTTGCCAAGCGTACTGGTGAATCAATATCCACTCTGCAAGGTATTCTTACAAATGTTGGGGAAAAGGTTGGCACAGAGTTTGATCCTCTCAGCATGGAGGTTGTGGAGTTGATTGCAATG GAAGTTGGGATCAACATTAAGAGGCTGCACTCCAATGAAGGTTCAGAAATTCTACCTCGACCTCCAGTTGTAACTGTAATGGGTCATGTTGACCATGGGAAAACTTCGCTTCTAGATGCTCTACGTCAAACATCTGTGGCTGCCAAGGAAGCTGGAGGAATTACTCAACATCTAGGTGCTTTTGTTGTTGGTATGACATCAGGAGCATCAATTACATTTCTTGACACCCCTGGTCATGCAGCCTTTAGTGCGATGAGGGCAAGAGGGGCTGCTGTCACAGATATAGTTGTTCTAGTTGTAGCTGCTGATGATGGGGTGATGCCTCAAACTCTTGAAGCCATGGCCCATGCAAAGGCTGCTAATGTACCGATTGTAGTTGCAATTAATAAATGTGATAAACCAGCTGCTAACCCAGAAAGAATAAGGATCCAGCTTGCTTCTGAGGGTTTGATGCTAGAGGATATGGGTGGAGATGTTCAGGTTGTTGAGGTTTCAGCGATGAAGAAGACTGGATTAGATAACTTGGAGGAGGCTTTGCTTCTCCAGGCTGAAATAATGGATCTGAAAGCTCGAATCGATGGGCCTGCTCATGCTTATGTGGTGGAGGCAAGACTTGATAAGGGGAAGGGTCCATTGGTTACTGCAATAGTGAAAGGAGGGACTTTATTATGTGGGCAGTATGTGGTTGTGGGCTCAGAGTGGGGCAGAATAAGGGCTATTAGGGACATGGCGGAGAAGTTGGTAGAGAAGGCAAGACCCGCAATGCCAATTGAGATTGAAGGGTTGAAGGGACTTCCAAGGGCGGGAGATGATATCATTGTTGTGGAATCTGAGGAGAGAGCTAGAATGCTTAGTGCGgggaggaaaaagaaattcgAGAAAGATAGACTTATCAAGATTGTTGAAGAGAGGGCTTCTGAGGAGCAAGATAAAAAGCTTAGTGTGGGGAGTAAAAATAAATTCGAGAAAGATAGACATATGAAGATTATTGATGAGAGAGCAGAAGCTCAACAACCAGAAACATCAGAAGAGGAGCCCAAGAGGGTGGAAGTGCCGATAATAGTAAAAGCAGATGTTCAGGGCACCGTCCAAGCTGTTACAGATGCATTACTGAATTTGAATAGTCCTCAG GTCTTTGTGAATGTAGTGCATGTTGGTGTTGGACCTATATCTCAGTCTGATTTGGACATGGCAGAAGCCTGTGGTGCATGCATTATTggatttaatataaaaactcCACCCAGTTCCGTCAGTTTGGCTGCAGCTCGAGCCAGTGTAAAG ATAATGCTGCATCGTGTGATCTATCACCTTCTGGAGGACATTGGCAATTTTATAGTAGACAAAGCCCCTGGGACTCCTGAGACCAAGGTTGCTGGGGAGGCTGAGGTGCTAAGTATTTTTGAGCTCAAAGGAAGGAGCAAGTCCAAGGGACCTGATGTGAAGATTGCTGGATGTCGGGTGATTGATGGTTTTGTAACTAAATCGGGAATCTTGAGGCTCCTTAGGAGTGGGGAAGTTGTATTTGAAGGATCATGTGAATCACTCAAGCGGGAGAAACAGGATGTGGACACAGTAAAGAAGGGGAATGAGTGTGGATTGGTAATCCAGAATTACGATGATTTCCGGGTTGGAGACATGGTCCAATGCTTGGAGCAAGTTATTAGGAAGCCCAAGTTCGTTTCGTCAGAGAGTGGTGCTGCTCGAATAGAGTGCTGA
- the LOC117627367 gene encoding V-type proton ATPase subunit E has protein sequence MNDADVSKQIQQMVRFIRQEAEEKANEISVSSEEEFNIEKLQLVEAEKKKIRQEYEKKEKQVDVRKKIEYSMQLNASRIKVLQAQDDVVNSMKEAASKELLNVSQDHHGYKKLLKDLIIQSLLRLKEPAVLLRCRKEDLHLVEAVSESAAQEYAAKANVHSPEIIVDTTVFLPPAPTHFNPHISSCSGGVVLASRDGKIVCENTLDARLDVVFRKKLPEIRRKLFGQIAV, from the exons ATGAACGACGCAGATGTCTCCAAGCAGATCCAGCAGATGGTGAGGTTCATTCGCCAAGAAGCTGAGGAAAAGGCCAACGAGATCTCCGTCTCTTCTGAAGAA GAATTCAACATTGAGAAGTTGCAGCTGGTCGAGgctgagaagaagaaaatcaggCAAGAGTacgagaagaaagagaagcaaGTCGACGTCCGAAAGAAGAT TGAGTACTCTATGCAGCTTAATGCTTCTCGTATTAAAGTTCTTCAAGCTCAAGATGATGTGGTTAACTCCATGAAGGAGGCGGCTTCCAAGGAGCTTCTGAATGTGAGCCAAGATCACCATGGTTATAAAAAGCTTCTGAAAGATCTTATCATTCAG AGTTTGCTCAGGCTGAAGGAGCCTGCTGTTTTGTTACGTTGTCGGAAAGAAGACCTACATCTGGTGGAGGCTGTTTCGGAATCAGCAGCACAGGAATATGCGGCCAAAGCAAATGTTCATTCACCAGAGATTATAGTGGACACCACTGTCTTTCTTCCACCTGCTCCTACCCATTTTAATCCCCATATTTCGTCCTG TTCTGGAGGTGTAGTGTTGGCTTCTCGAGATGGGAAGATTGTATGTGAGAACACCCTTGATGCACGGTTGGATGTTGTATTCCGTAAAAAGCTTCCAGAG ATCCGCAGAAAGCTCTTTGGTCAGATTGCTGTGTAA
- the LOC117628246 gene encoding translation initiation factor IF-2 isoform X3 translates to MHTSVDPSFMSRRFDFNEALTKESLVRCYRASPELFARKGNDESFGLKTPKKEKFVKRDSKAQPPVEAPYVPPKSQRTTKPISDKTIEIFEGMTVVELAKRTGESISTLQGILTNVGEKVGTEFDPLSMEVVELIAMEVGINIKRLHSNEGSEILPRPPVVTVMGHVDHGKTSLLDALRQTSVAAKEAGGITQHLGAFVVGMTSGASITFLDTPGHAAFSAMRARGAAVTDIVVLVVAADDGVMPQTLEAMAHAKAANVPIVVAINKCDKPAANPERIRIQLASEGLMLEDMGGDVQVVEVSAMKKTGLDNLEEALLLQAEIMDLKARIDGPAHAYVVEARLDKGKGPLVTAIVKGGTLLCGQYVVVGSEWGRIRAIRDMAEKLVEKARPAMPIEIEGLKGLPRAGDDIIVVESEERARMLSAGRKKKFEKDRLIKIVEERASEEQDKKLSVGSKNKFEKDRHMKIIDERAEAQQPETSEEEPKRVEVPIIVKADVQGTVQAVTDALLNLNSPQVFVNVVHVGVGPISQSDLDMAEACGACIIGFNIKTPPSSVSLAAARASVKIMLHRVIYHLLEDIGNFIVDKAPGTPETKVAGEAEVLSIFELKGRSKSKGPDVKIAGCRVIDGFVTKSGILRLLRSGEVVFEGSCESLKREKQDVDTVKKGNECGLVIQNYDDFRVGDMVQCLEQVIRKPKFVSSESGAARIEC, encoded by the exons ATGCACACCAG CGTAGATCCCTCGTTTATGTCACGGAGGTTTGATTTTAATGAAGCTTTGACAAAAGAGTCCCTGGTACG ATGCTATCGTGCGAGCCCAGAACTGTTTGCTAGAAAAGGAAATGACGAGTCATTTGGTTTAAAAACTCCCAAGAAAGAGAAGTTTGTAAAGAGGGACAGTAAGGCCCAGCCTCCTGTTGAAGCTCCATATGTGCCTCCTAAATCACAAAGAACTACCAAACCTATCTCAGATAAGACGATTGAGATTTTTGAAGGCATGACAGTTGTTGAGCTTGCCAAGCGTACTGGTGAATCAATATCCACTCTGCAAGGTATTCTTACAAATGTTGGGGAAAAGGTTGGCACAGAGTTTGATCCTCTCAGCATGGAGGTTGTGGAGTTGATTGCAATG GAAGTTGGGATCAACATTAAGAGGCTGCACTCCAATGAAGGTTCAGAAATTCTACCTCGACCTCCAGTTGTAACTGTAATGGGTCATGTTGACCATGGGAAAACTTCGCTTCTAGATGCTCTACGTCAAACATCTGTGGCTGCCAAGGAAGCTGGAGGAATTACTCAACATCTAGGTGCTTTTGTTGTTGGTATGACATCAGGAGCATCAATTACATTTCTTGACACCCCTGGTCATGCAGCCTTTAGTGCGATGAGGGCAAGAGGGGCTGCTGTCACAGATATAGTTGTTCTAGTTGTAGCTGCTGATGATGGGGTGATGCCTCAAACTCTTGAAGCCATGGCCCATGCAAAGGCTGCTAATGTACCGATTGTAGTTGCAATTAATAAATGTGATAAACCAGCTGCTAACCCAGAAAGAATAAGGATCCAGCTTGCTTCTGAGGGTTTGATGCTAGAGGATATGGGTGGAGATGTTCAGGTTGTTGAGGTTTCAGCGATGAAGAAGACTGGATTAGATAACTTGGAGGAGGCTTTGCTTCTCCAGGCTGAAATAATGGATCTGAAAGCTCGAATCGATGGGCCTGCTCATGCTTATGTGGTGGAGGCAAGACTTGATAAGGGGAAGGGTCCATTGGTTACTGCAATAGTGAAAGGAGGGACTTTATTATGTGGGCAGTATGTGGTTGTGGGCTCAGAGTGGGGCAGAATAAGGGCTATTAGGGACATGGCGGAGAAGTTGGTAGAGAAGGCAAGACCCGCAATGCCAATTGAGATTGAAGGGTTGAAGGGACTTCCAAGGGCGGGAGATGATATCATTGTTGTGGAATCTGAGGAGAGAGCTAGAATGCTTAGTGCGgggaggaaaaagaaattcgAGAAAGATAGACTTATCAAGATTGTTGAAGAGAGGGCTTCTGAGGAGCAAGATAAAAAGCTTAGTGTGGGGAGTAAAAATAAATTCGAGAAAGATAGACATATGAAGATTATTGATGAGAGAGCAGAAGCTCAACAACCAGAAACATCAGAAGAGGAGCCCAAGAGGGTGGAAGTGCCGATAATAGTAAAAGCAGATGTTCAGGGCACCGTCCAAGCTGTTACAGATGCATTACTGAATTTGAATAGTCCTCAG GTCTTTGTGAATGTAGTGCATGTTGGTGTTGGACCTATATCTCAGTCTGATTTGGACATGGCAGAAGCCTGTGGTGCATGCATTATTggatttaatataaaaactcCACCCAGTTCCGTCAGTTTGGCTGCAGCTCGAGCCAGTGTAAAG ATAATGCTGCATCGTGTGATCTATCACCTTCTGGAGGACATTGGCAATTTTATAGTAGACAAAGCCCCTGGGACTCCTGAGACCAAGGTTGCTGGGGAGGCTGAGGTGCTAAGTATTTTTGAGCTCAAAGGAAGGAGCAAGTCCAAGGGACCTGATGTGAAGATTGCTGGATGTCGGGTGATTGATGGTTTTGTAACTAAATCGGGAATCTTGAGGCTCCTTAGGAGTGGGGAAGTTGTATTTGAAGGATCATGTGAATCACTCAAGCGGGAGAAACAGGATGTGGACACAGTAAAGAAGGGGAATGAGTGTGGATTGGTAATCCAGAATTACGATGATTTCCGGGTTGGAGACATGGTCCAATGCTTGGAGCAAGTTATTAGGAAGCCCAAGTTCGTTTCGTCAGAGAGTGGTGCTGCTCGAATAGAGTGCTGA
- the LOC117628802 gene encoding hydroxyproline O-galactosyltransferase HPGT1-like — translation MHSRASQNRLSGSAFHSRISALLLAMLSTMAAIYVAGRLWQDAADRVYLIQELDKRSGQGESAISVDDTLKVIACREQQKQLSTLEMQLAAARQEGFVPKSLSKNEGAHSKKKLLAVIGIFTTFGRKKNRDAIRKAWMPSGAALKKLADEKGIVVRFVIGRSPNRGDSLDRQIDRENEQTNDFIVLDGQVDASEERPKKMKSFYIHAVENWDAEFYVKVNDDVYVNIDVLGATLTAYLNKPRVYIGCMKSGEVFSELTHKWYEPDWWKFGDAKSYFTHASGELYAISRALAQFISINRSILRTYAHDDVSAGSWFIGLDVKHIDERKFCCSSWLPGAICTAV, via the exons ATGCATAGCCGGGCATCGCAGAACCGGCTATCTGGTTCGGCTTTTCACTCTCGAATTTCAGCTCTCTTGCTGGCCATGCTTTCCACCATGGCCGCCATTTATGTCGCCGGCCG TCTGTGGCAGGATGCTGCGGATAGGGTTTATTTGATTCAGGAGCTTGATAAAAGAAGTGGTCAG GGAGAATCTGCCATATCTGTCGACGACACGCTTAAAGTTATAGCTTGCAG GGAGCAACAGAAGCAGTTGTCCACTCTTGAGATGCAACTAGCTGCAGCAAGACAGGAAGGTTTTGTTCCAAAGAGCTTGTCAAAAAATGAGGGGGCTCATTCTAAGAAAAAGCTTCTAGCTGTTATAGGAATTTTTACAACATTTGGCCGCAAGAAAAATAGGGATGCAATTCGTAAGGCGTGGATGCCTAGCG GTGCAGCACTAAAGAAATTGGCAGATGAAAAGGGCATCGTTGTGCGATTTGTAATTGGAAGAAG CCCAAATCGTGGAGACAGTTTGGACAGGCAAATAGACAGAGAAAATGAGCAGACCAACGACTTCATTGTTCTT GATGGTCAAGTGGATGCATCTGAGGAGCGgccaaagaagatgaagtcaTTCTATATTCATGCTGTAGAAAATTGGGATGCTGAGTTTTATGTTAAAGTCAATGATGATGTTTATGTTAATATTG ATGTCCTGGGAGCAACACTAACTGCGTATTTGAATAAGCCTCGTGTCTATATTGGGTGTATGAAATCAGGCGAAGTGTTCTCTGAGCT AACACACAAGTGGTATGAACCAGACTGGTGGAAATTTGGCGATGCAAAATC ATATTTTACCCATGCTTCTGGTGAATTGTATGCCATTTCTAGAGCATTAGCTCAGTTTATATCCATAAACAG GTCTATTCTTCGTACATATGCTCATGATGATGTTAGTGCTGGATCATGGTTTATTGGACTTGATGTGAAGCACATTGATGAACGCAAGTTTTGCTGCTCCTCCTGGTTACCAG GAGCAATATGTACAGCTGTGTGA
- the LOC117628246 gene encoding translation initiation factor IF-2 isoform X1, whose amino-acid sequence MAWRELGKKGIRASLTTDLTSRLRRHGFTSVSTVDDIIKSMSAAVRCTPDPSFMSRRFDFNEALTKESLVRCYRASPELFARKGNDESFGLKTPKKEKFVKRDSKAQPPVEAPYVPPKSQRTTKPISDKTIEIFEGMTVVELAKRTGESISTLQGILTNVGEKVGTEFDPLSMEVVELIAMEVGINIKRLHSNEGSEILPRPPVVTVMGHVDHGKTSLLDALRQTSVAAKEAGGITQHLGAFVVGMTSGASITFLDTPGHAAFSAMRARGAAVTDIVVLVVAADDGVMPQTLEAMAHAKAANVPIVVAINKCDKPAANPERIRIQLASEGLMLEDMGGDVQVVEVSAMKKTGLDNLEEALLLQAEIMDLKARIDGPAHAYVVEARLDKGKGPLVTAIVKGGTLLCGQYVVVGSEWGRIRAIRDMAEKLVEKARPAMPIEIEGLKGLPRAGDDIIVVESEERARMLSAGRKKKFEKDRLIKIVEERASEEQDKKLSVGSKNKFEKDRHMKIIDERAEAQQPETSEEEPKRVEVPIIVKADVQGTVQAVTDALLNLNSPQVFVNVVHVGVGPISQSDLDMAEACGACIIGFNIKTPPSSVSLAAARASVKIMLHRVIYHLLEDIGNFIVDKAPGTPETKVAGEAEVLSIFELKGRSKSKGPDVKIAGCRVIDGFVTKSGILRLLRSGEVVFEGSCESLKREKQDVDTVKKGNECGLVIQNYDDFRVGDMVQCLEQVIRKPKFVSSESGAARIEC is encoded by the exons ATGGCGTGGAGAGAGCTTGGCAAAAAG GGCATACGTGCCAGTCTAACTACAGATTTAACTTCAAGACTACGAAGACATGGGTTTACTTCTGTATCTACTGTTGATGATATTATAAAATCAATGTCTGCTGCTGTCAGATGCACACCAG ATCCCTCGTTTATGTCACGGAGGTTTGATTTTAATGAAGCTTTGACAAAAGAGTCCCTGGTACG ATGCTATCGTGCGAGCCCAGAACTGTTTGCTAGAAAAGGAAATGACGAGTCATTTGGTTTAAAAACTCCCAAGAAAGAGAAGTTTGTAAAGAGGGACAGTAAGGCCCAGCCTCCTGTTGAAGCTCCATATGTGCCTCCTAAATCACAAAGAACTACCAAACCTATCTCAGATAAGACGATTGAGATTTTTGAAGGCATGACAGTTGTTGAGCTTGCCAAGCGTACTGGTGAATCAATATCCACTCTGCAAGGTATTCTTACAAATGTTGGGGAAAAGGTTGGCACAGAGTTTGATCCTCTCAGCATGGAGGTTGTGGAGTTGATTGCAATG GAAGTTGGGATCAACATTAAGAGGCTGCACTCCAATGAAGGTTCAGAAATTCTACCTCGACCTCCAGTTGTAACTGTAATGGGTCATGTTGACCATGGGAAAACTTCGCTTCTAGATGCTCTACGTCAAACATCTGTGGCTGCCAAGGAAGCTGGAGGAATTACTCAACATCTAGGTGCTTTTGTTGTTGGTATGACATCAGGAGCATCAATTACATTTCTTGACACCCCTGGTCATGCAGCCTTTAGTGCGATGAGGGCAAGAGGGGCTGCTGTCACAGATATAGTTGTTCTAGTTGTAGCTGCTGATGATGGGGTGATGCCTCAAACTCTTGAAGCCATGGCCCATGCAAAGGCTGCTAATGTACCGATTGTAGTTGCAATTAATAAATGTGATAAACCAGCTGCTAACCCAGAAAGAATAAGGATCCAGCTTGCTTCTGAGGGTTTGATGCTAGAGGATATGGGTGGAGATGTTCAGGTTGTTGAGGTTTCAGCGATGAAGAAGACTGGATTAGATAACTTGGAGGAGGCTTTGCTTCTCCAGGCTGAAATAATGGATCTGAAAGCTCGAATCGATGGGCCTGCTCATGCTTATGTGGTGGAGGCAAGACTTGATAAGGGGAAGGGTCCATTGGTTACTGCAATAGTGAAAGGAGGGACTTTATTATGTGGGCAGTATGTGGTTGTGGGCTCAGAGTGGGGCAGAATAAGGGCTATTAGGGACATGGCGGAGAAGTTGGTAGAGAAGGCAAGACCCGCAATGCCAATTGAGATTGAAGGGTTGAAGGGACTTCCAAGGGCGGGAGATGATATCATTGTTGTGGAATCTGAGGAGAGAGCTAGAATGCTTAGTGCGgggaggaaaaagaaattcgAGAAAGATAGACTTATCAAGATTGTTGAAGAGAGGGCTTCTGAGGAGCAAGATAAAAAGCTTAGTGTGGGGAGTAAAAATAAATTCGAGAAAGATAGACATATGAAGATTATTGATGAGAGAGCAGAAGCTCAACAACCAGAAACATCAGAAGAGGAGCCCAAGAGGGTGGAAGTGCCGATAATAGTAAAAGCAGATGTTCAGGGCACCGTCCAAGCTGTTACAGATGCATTACTGAATTTGAATAGTCCTCAG GTCTTTGTGAATGTAGTGCATGTTGGTGTTGGACCTATATCTCAGTCTGATTTGGACATGGCAGAAGCCTGTGGTGCATGCATTATTggatttaatataaaaactcCACCCAGTTCCGTCAGTTTGGCTGCAGCTCGAGCCAGTGTAAAG ATAATGCTGCATCGTGTGATCTATCACCTTCTGGAGGACATTGGCAATTTTATAGTAGACAAAGCCCCTGGGACTCCTGAGACCAAGGTTGCTGGGGAGGCTGAGGTGCTAAGTATTTTTGAGCTCAAAGGAAGGAGCAAGTCCAAGGGACCTGATGTGAAGATTGCTGGATGTCGGGTGATTGATGGTTTTGTAACTAAATCGGGAATCTTGAGGCTCCTTAGGAGTGGGGAAGTTGTATTTGAAGGATCATGTGAATCACTCAAGCGGGAGAAACAGGATGTGGACACAGTAAAGAAGGGGAATGAGTGTGGATTGGTAATCCAGAATTACGATGATTTCCGGGTTGGAGACATGGTCCAATGCTTGGAGCAAGTTATTAGGAAGCCCAAGTTCGTTTCGTCAGAGAGTGGTGCTGCTCGAATAGAGTGCTGA
- the LOC117628246 gene encoding translation initiation factor IF-2 isoform X4 has protein sequence MAWRELGKKGIRASLTTDLTSRLRRHGFTSVSTVDDIIKSMSAAVRCTPDPSFMSRRFDFNEALTKESLVRCYRASPELFARKGNDESFGLKTPKKEKFVKRDSKAQPPVEAPYVPPKSQRTTKPISDKTIEIFEGMTVVELAKRTGESISTLQGILTNVGEKVGTEFDPLSMEVVELIAMEVGINIKRLHSNEGSEILPRPPVVTVMGHVDHGKTSLLDALRQTSVAAKEAGGITQHLGAFVVGMTSGASITFLDTPGHAAFSAMRARGAAVTDIVVLVVAADDGVMPQTLEAMAHAKAANVPIVVAINKCDKPAANPERIRIQLASEGLMLEDMGGDVQVVEVSAMKKTGLDNLEEALLLQAEIMDLKARIDGPAHAYVVEARLDKGKGPLVTAIVKGGTLLCGQYVVVGSEWGRIRAIRDMAEKLVEKARPAMPIEIEGLKGLPRAGDDIIVVESEERARMLSAGRKKKFEKDRLIKIVEERASEEQDKKLSVGSKNKFEKDRHMKIIDERAEAQQPETSEEEPKRVEVPIIVKADVQGTVQAVTDALLNLNSPQIMLHRVIYHLLEDIGNFIVDKAPGTPETKVAGEAEVLSIFELKGRSKSKGPDVKIAGCRVIDGFVTKSGILRLLRSGEVVFEGSCESLKREKQDVDTVKKGNECGLVIQNYDDFRVGDMVQCLEQVIRKPKFVSSESGAARIEC, from the exons ATGGCGTGGAGAGAGCTTGGCAAAAAG GGCATACGTGCCAGTCTAACTACAGATTTAACTTCAAGACTACGAAGACATGGGTTTACTTCTGTATCTACTGTTGATGATATTATAAAATCAATGTCTGCTGCTGTCAGATGCACACCAG ATCCCTCGTTTATGTCACGGAGGTTTGATTTTAATGAAGCTTTGACAAAAGAGTCCCTGGTACG ATGCTATCGTGCGAGCCCAGAACTGTTTGCTAGAAAAGGAAATGACGAGTCATTTGGTTTAAAAACTCCCAAGAAAGAGAAGTTTGTAAAGAGGGACAGTAAGGCCCAGCCTCCTGTTGAAGCTCCATATGTGCCTCCTAAATCACAAAGAACTACCAAACCTATCTCAGATAAGACGATTGAGATTTTTGAAGGCATGACAGTTGTTGAGCTTGCCAAGCGTACTGGTGAATCAATATCCACTCTGCAAGGTATTCTTACAAATGTTGGGGAAAAGGTTGGCACAGAGTTTGATCCTCTCAGCATGGAGGTTGTGGAGTTGATTGCAATG GAAGTTGGGATCAACATTAAGAGGCTGCACTCCAATGAAGGTTCAGAAATTCTACCTCGACCTCCAGTTGTAACTGTAATGGGTCATGTTGACCATGGGAAAACTTCGCTTCTAGATGCTCTACGTCAAACATCTGTGGCTGCCAAGGAAGCTGGAGGAATTACTCAACATCTAGGTGCTTTTGTTGTTGGTATGACATCAGGAGCATCAATTACATTTCTTGACACCCCTGGTCATGCAGCCTTTAGTGCGATGAGGGCAAGAGGGGCTGCTGTCACAGATATAGTTGTTCTAGTTGTAGCTGCTGATGATGGGGTGATGCCTCAAACTCTTGAAGCCATGGCCCATGCAAAGGCTGCTAATGTACCGATTGTAGTTGCAATTAATAAATGTGATAAACCAGCTGCTAACCCAGAAAGAATAAGGATCCAGCTTGCTTCTGAGGGTTTGATGCTAGAGGATATGGGTGGAGATGTTCAGGTTGTTGAGGTTTCAGCGATGAAGAAGACTGGATTAGATAACTTGGAGGAGGCTTTGCTTCTCCAGGCTGAAATAATGGATCTGAAAGCTCGAATCGATGGGCCTGCTCATGCTTATGTGGTGGAGGCAAGACTTGATAAGGGGAAGGGTCCATTGGTTACTGCAATAGTGAAAGGAGGGACTTTATTATGTGGGCAGTATGTGGTTGTGGGCTCAGAGTGGGGCAGAATAAGGGCTATTAGGGACATGGCGGAGAAGTTGGTAGAGAAGGCAAGACCCGCAATGCCAATTGAGATTGAAGGGTTGAAGGGACTTCCAAGGGCGGGAGATGATATCATTGTTGTGGAATCTGAGGAGAGAGCTAGAATGCTTAGTGCGgggaggaaaaagaaattcgAGAAAGATAGACTTATCAAGATTGTTGAAGAGAGGGCTTCTGAGGAGCAAGATAAAAAGCTTAGTGTGGGGAGTAAAAATAAATTCGAGAAAGATAGACATATGAAGATTATTGATGAGAGAGCAGAAGCTCAACAACCAGAAACATCAGAAGAGGAGCCCAAGAGGGTGGAAGTGCCGATAATAGTAAAAGCAGATGTTCAGGGCACCGTCCAAGCTGTTACAGATGCATTACTGAATTTGAATAGTCCTCAG ATAATGCTGCATCGTGTGATCTATCACCTTCTGGAGGACATTGGCAATTTTATAGTAGACAAAGCCCCTGGGACTCCTGAGACCAAGGTTGCTGGGGAGGCTGAGGTGCTAAGTATTTTTGAGCTCAAAGGAAGGAGCAAGTCCAAGGGACCTGATGTGAAGATTGCTGGATGTCGGGTGATTGATGGTTTTGTAACTAAATCGGGAATCTTGAGGCTCCTTAGGAGTGGGGAAGTTGTATTTGAAGGATCATGTGAATCACTCAAGCGGGAGAAACAGGATGTGGACACAGTAAAGAAGGGGAATGAGTGTGGATTGGTAATCCAGAATTACGATGATTTCCGGGTTGGAGACATGGTCCAATGCTTGGAGCAAGTTATTAGGAAGCCCAAGTTCGTTTCGTCAGAGAGTGGTGCTGCTCGAATAGAGTGCTGA